The DNA window GTCAGCGCCTTGGGTAGGTCGCCCCCCATCCTCTTGCCTACACCGGCAGCTAATATAACGCAGCAGATCTTATCCATATCACCCAGATCCTAGCATGGAGTGGGGGCGCGAAAAATAGCGTCGTTTCAAGGACTTTTATCGGCCCCCTAACCCTGCTATTTATAGAGTTAAGAAAACAAAGGGTTCCATATGAGAGCGAAAATTAAAGTTGAAAGTCCGATTGTCGAGCTTGATGGCGATGAGATGACGCGCATTATCTGGCAGATAATTAGGGAGAAGTTGATCCTGCCATTTCTCGACATCGATATTAAATACTTCGATCTATCTATCCAGAATAGGGACGCTACGAGCGACAAGGTCACGATTGATTCCGCCGAGGCGATTAAGGAGTACGGGGTTGGCATTAAGTGCGCCACCATTACGCCGGACGAGGCGCGTGTCGAGGAGTTTCATCTTAAAAAGATGTGGCGCTCACCTAACGGCACCATTCGTAACATCATAGGGGGCACAGTTTTTCGCGAGCCGATTATCTGTAAGAACATTCCGCGTCTGGTTCCGAACTGGACCGAATCGATAGTCGTTGGACGGCACGCCTTCGGCGATCAATATAGAGCCACAGATTTTATCGTGCCTGGTAAGGGAAAGCTTACGATGCGCTTTAAGCCCGAAGGGGGCGGGGATGTAATCGAGCACGAGATCTTTAACTTCCCCGGCAGTGGTATCGCGATGGGGATGTATAACCTGGATGAATCGATTGAGAGCTTTGCTAGAAGTTGCTTGAGCTACGGATTGTCCAAAGGTCTTCCGACATACCTCTCAACTAAAAATACGATCTTAAAGGTTTACGATGGACGCTTTAAGGATATATTTCAGGCGATATATGAGGCGGAGTTTGAAGATAAGTTTAAAAAAGCGGGGATTGAGTACCAACACCGCTTAATAGACGACATGGTAGCCTACGCCATGAAATCAAAGGGTGGATTTCTCTGGGCCTGTAAGAACTACGACGGAGATGTGCAGTCGGATTCGATTGCGCAGGGCTTCGGCTCCCTTGGGCTAATGACCTCGGTATTGATGACCGAGGATGGTCAGACGATTGAGGCTGAGGCAGCGCACGGCACCGTTACGCGGCACTACCGCCAGTATCAGCAGGGTAGGGAGACCTCG is part of the Pseudomonadota bacterium genome and encodes:
- a CDS encoding NADP-dependent isocitrate dehydrogenase — protein: MRAKIKVESPIVELDGDEMTRIIWQIIREKLILPFLDIDIKYFDLSIQNRDATSDKVTIDSAEAIKEYGVGIKCATITPDEARVEEFHLKKMWRSPNGTIRNIIGGTVFREPIICKNIPRLVPNWTESIVVGRHAFGDQYRATDFIVPGKGKLTMRFKPEGGGDVIEHEIFNFPGSGIAMGMYNLDESIESFARSCLSYGLSKGLPTYLSTKNTILKVYDGRFKDIFQAIYEAEFEDKFKKAGIEYQHRLIDDMVAYAMKSKGGFLWACKNYDGDVQSDSIAQGFGSLGLMTSVLMTEDGQTIEAEAAHGTVTRHYRQYQQGRETSTNPIASIFAWTTGLKYRGEFDRNLALISFAKALEEVCVDVVESGKMTKDLAVCIHGDGVKREHYLSTEEFLEEIAEGISQRMTH